The genomic DNA ttttattattaaaaaaaaagctgAAACAACAAAGTAAGACAACACTCATAACAACGAAGCGTTTGCAACCGTACGTTATCTAAAACCACTCACGTACATATTGCAACTATTATTAATATCTTAACTCTACATGCTACCCTAATCCTTCCTAGTAATAGTAGCCGGATAATTATGTTCATCCTCATCGGCATCCGCCATTCCAAAGGTATGTTTCACCGCATCAGTCGCACCTTGTGCCGCGTTCCTCACTTTCTCCCCCGCCTGCTGCAGTATCCCTCCGCTTGTCTCCGTCTCCTTAGTTTCCTCCGCCTTCCCTCTAGCAGCTCCCGCCGTCTGTTTTGTCTTGTCGTTGGTTGTCTCGGCGGCTCCTCTGGTCTTCTGCTTCGCTGCTTCTGTTGTCTCCATTGTCTTCTGCTTCGCTGCTTCTGCGGTCTCCATTGTCTTCTGCTTCGCTGCTTCTGCTTTCTCCTTCATGCTCTCCTTCATTTGCTCACCTTTTTCCTACCATAAAAGAACATAATGTTAAAGAAAATCTggtaatgaaaaagaaaatggaagGACGAAAGTGGTAATTAATAATATTCTTACATGAGCTCGGCCTTCAGCTCGACCAGCTTTGTAACTCTGTTCATGAGAcgccattttcttttctttttgcttcGAATTGTGTAACTGTTTGTTGGGGAGTTTACTATTGCATGTGTGGTTTCTATTTATAGGGAACTTTGGGACATTATGGATGAAACACGCGTCTTGTTTTATGACACGTGTGCTGGACGTGCTTGCCATGCAGTGCTATACACTTGTAGTATGGATAAATAAAATGTGTTCTTGTTTTTGCAGGATTTTGTTTGATTACTCAGCGTATGATGCTTCGACGCGTGGCAGATATAGCTATATGACAACCACGTGTTGGTTATAGAAAGCTCTCACATTTATAtggattagatttttttttatagaGTAAAATGACTGGGCTCTTTATAAATAGAATAAAACCAATACCCAAATTAACATTTGGGCTCAGGTCCGACTGCCAAAACAAACAAAACAAACTAAGTCGGGCTTCCCTAATAGCTAGCCCGTTTTTGAGAAATGATGATAAAagacaataaagaataaaaaatagaaaaaaacaaAAGGAAATCAACAGAAAATCCTCCAGTCACATCTAACAGCCTGACCATTTAATGCTTTACTCGTCTTTTCACGTCCCAACAGCCATGCCTTTGCAGATAGCCGTTCCTTAAGATATCAATTCCTTGCTACCCTTAACTACGCCCTACTCCTTGTCCATTCATCTTCAATCTAGCGATTCTCTCCATCTTCCCTCTGAGTCTGCAACTCTCTGAATTGTCGTCTTCCCTCCCAGGTATGAGCCCTCCCTTCTCTCCAACGCTTCTTTTGCTAGATTATGGGCTTGAATGTTCTTCGTTCTATGGATAAACTTGAAAGTAAAGTCTTGAACCCTGGATTTTCTGGTCTGTATGTCATAAATAATCGCCCCAAGAACCGACTTATCCATTTCTTTTGATTGACATTTTTGAATGACTGTTCTCGAGTCCCCCTCTATTGTTACTGTTGTTAACCCCATTTCTATTACTAACTTAATGGTATCTAATCCTGCGAGGGCTTCTGCTGCAAACGGGGTGGGGGTATCCTCATGTGTAACTGACTTTGAGGCTTTTAAAGCTCCCGTCTGGTCTCAAACTACTATACCTGAGGCAGATCTAGCATTTCTTTTGTCAAAAGCGGCATCAAACTGAACTGTGGTACCCTCCGTCGCCCCAGTATAACTGTTGTCCCTTTTGGAAGAAAACGTAAATGTTTTCATTCGGGTCCCCTCCAGTTCTGCTATGTAACTACTGACTTTCCTTGCTAAATCCCTAACTGGTATGATTTTCTTTTCATGTACAAGCTAATTTCGAGAACTCCAAACGCACCATAGCACACAACAAAAGGATCGACATTGCTCCATTGTACTCCTTTCAAAAACCCAGATAAGCCACTCCTAGAAACTTTGATTATCATGATCAATGGTCCAAAAGAGATTAATGAGATTCCATATTTAACTGATTGCAGGACAAAATCTAAAGATATGGTTACTGTctttgtaataccctgaaaatttttacaataagatattatccttgatatagtaaaataacgAAATAAAGTGAcataaagggaaattttgagttatgtcaatattaagaagtatattatgatatattaattcaagaaaggactaaattgtaaaagtgagaaaagttttgttgcataagagtaaatactcaaaatttaagaggttaagtataaatatgaaaaagttgaaggaccaatagtataaatattttaagagtggaatgatctagaaactaaggaaaatgaatgaattaggaccaaattgaataggtgaagaactatgagggactaaattgaaattttaccaaaattaaatgatgactcaaggatggaattttaaaagataataaaggaaaaaatgatcaattggaagagagaaatctagaaagtaatgatgatgttgatgatattttatgattatttaattagatatatattattttaatgagatattttattattaataatttagtataaaaggaaggaaagatgaagaattttcatcatctttccatgcatgcaacaacgttagaagagaaggaaaagaaagaaattttcttttctttacaatttggtccttccaccaaaattCACCATttccacctagaaatcaaaagaatttccattgcTACTAGAGAgagaaatgttaaggagaccatggggagttagaatatcaagttggattcaagaaatagaagctggaggagagaaaatcaagttaaagattagtatcaatagaacaaggtaagtatatcaagatttcaatatgtttttaagtttgttattattgataaaaCATGGatataatgttatagtagagttttcttacataaggtcttatgttcttgatatgttagtgaagagaaaataagagaaagtgatgagaaatggtgtagaaaaagaaaataaggatgttataacatggtaattaatatcttgtactaaaacagttttggacagcagcagtagtctaagtttgaaaaatcatcaaaaattatagaaatctaattataggatgaataaaatatgaaattaaagattattaagtctagtttcttatagaagaaatgatgtaagaaatggaattgtaaatcatgagatatgatgaattttgtgagacaaggtcagaatgatttcgggtttccctgttctaaatttgtaaaatcataaaaaaatggataaaaataattaggggcttaaatttatatgtttagaattctgaatgagtctattttcaatataaacaaacatgaacatcattcgaattctgtacgag from Gossypium arboreum isolate Shixiya-1 chromosome 9, ASM2569848v2, whole genome shotgun sequence includes the following:
- the LOC108451873 gene encoding late embryogenesis abundant protein D-7 → MASHEQSYKAGRAEGRAHEKGEQMKESMKEKAEAAKQKTMETAEAAKQKTMETTEAAKQKTRGAAETTNDKTKQTAGAARGKAEETKETETSGGILQQAGEKVRNAAQGATDAVKHTFGMADADEDEHNYPATITRKD